A portion of the Sabethes cyaneus chromosome 3, idSabCyanKW18_F2, whole genome shotgun sequence genome contains these proteins:
- the LOC128743409 gene encoding probable 3-hydroxyisobutyrate dehydrogenase, mitochondrial, which translates to MAFRVLSFSNNLKHTAQIGELLARSFCSGPKNVGFIGLGNMGTPMASNLMAKGHKLHVFDISADAKEGLKAKGASTYDNVSDLAKASDFVVTMLPNNDIVADTYDSILKGGINTSTMFIDSSTIDPNVAKAVQKKIKAAGANFVDAPVSGGVPGAKNATLTFMVGGTQEEYDRVKGLLEGMGKKITHCGSYGMGQAAKVCNNMMLGISMCGLAECMNLAIRLGLDAKVFADIINASTGRCWASEVNNPVPGLIATAPAANQYAGGFATGLITKDLGIASAVATTSNTPIPLGALTHQIYRTLMAKGLANKDFSVVYDFIKNSDKA; encoded by the coding sequence ATGGCTTTCCGCGTGCTGTCGTTCTCCAACAACCTCAAACACACCGCACAGATCGGTGAGCTCCTGGCGAGATCGTTCTGTAGCGGACCGAAGAATGTCGGCTTCATCGGGCTGGGCAATATGGGTACACCTATGGCCAGTAACCTGATGGCGAAGGGCCACAAGCTGCATGTGTTCGACATCTCGGCTGACGCGAAAGAGGGCTTGAAGGCCAAGGGTGCCTCCACGTACGATAATGTTTCGGATTTGGCTAAGGCTTCGGACTTCGTCGTAACCATGCTGCCCAACAACGATATCGTGGCCGATACCTATGACAGTATTCTGAAGGGTGGCATCAACACCAGCACCATGTTTATCGATTCCAGTACCATCGATCCCAACGTGGCGAAGGCGGTGCAGAAGAAAATCAAAGCGGCTGGGGCGAACTTTGTCGATGCTCCCGTTTCCGGTGGTGTGCCCGGAGCCAAGAACGCCACCCTGACGTTCATGGTTGGAGGTACACAGGAAGAGTACGACCGCGTGAAGGGTCTGCTCGAAGGTATGGGCAAAAAGATCACCCACTGCGGCAGCTACGGAATGGGCCAAGCTGCCAAGGTGTGCAACAATATGATGCTCGGTATTTCCATGTGCGGTTTGGCGGAATGCATGAACCTAGCTATCAGACTCGGATTAGACGCTAAAGTGTTTGCCGACATCATCAACGCTTCCACCGGTCGGTGTTGGGCATCCGAAGTGAATAACCCCGTCCCTGGACTGATTGCTACGGCACCAGCGGCCAATCAGTATGCTGGCGGTTTTGCAACCGGTTTGATTACTAAAGATCTGGGAATTGCCTCAGCCGTGGCAACGACTTCCAATACCCCAATCCCGTTGGGAGCCCTAACGCACCAGATCTACCGCACGCTGATGGCCAAAGGACTTGCCAATAAAGACTTCTCCGTGGTGTATGATTTCATCAAAAACAGCGACAAAGCTTAA